The Lepeophtheirus salmonis chromosome 3, UVic_Lsal_1.4, whole genome shotgun sequence genomic interval tggaatattaaattaactaacaAGGATgccaatacatacatatgattgttttataaagttatgaaaatacttACGGAAAAAAGCTAATTTTCACATTATTGTGGTTGAGCTTCACATTTTTTCAACGAATTAATAGCAAGATCGTGCTCTATGGAATCTAGAAAAAACCGCCGTTCTTGAAGTACAATTAAATGCAATGCAAGCAGGCATTGAActctatgaataaaataataagaatgtaTCATGTTCTAATTATATCCACTATGACAAACATACCTAATACCAAactccttttgtaaaaattaggttattttattactaattattaatttattaagattttaagaatattattggTAACAAAAATGCTTATGTTTACATAATAACTGAATGTTTTGATccttatgtttctttatttttcatcagCTGAAGGCTTCAATAAACTGTCCTCGTCATTTTAGAGAATAAGCactctatattttatatctctatgatatcaacaaaaaagataagtaaatatatcttcaaaaaattaaaaacaaatatttctacAAACCTTTATTAGGTAATTTGGTTACAATCAACTTTAATGCCACAAAAAGACACTTTAGTATCACTTCCACATTTTAATGCCAtgataaaggatttttttatttctacaaagaAGACTTAGCCCATTTACTTTTCAGTGTCCTTAATCCAAAATGAAAATGGCCGGGGGGAACTTATTGTGCTGCAATAAATCGTTCCAACAAGTGGAAAGTCTAGAGTTTgctgttttttttagatttgcTCTTAACGATGATATCTGCAAAATAGGGATTCAGAATTCTCGTCGTGTCGATTTAAGAGGAAGATCGAGTGGGAGATGCAACATTAGTCTTAGACTTTGTGAAAAGCATTTTGAGTAATGCATGTTCATGAATgctgcttcaaaaaaaaaaaaaaaaaaaaaaaaaaaaaaagactgatacGTAATGTTCGATGTACCACACCCTCCCCCTTCTCCCCCTTCTCTCTAAAATAACTCCACAGCGTAATCTTTTTCAACTACCTATTCAAGATAAGAGCCCGGTTCGTTTGACTTTAATTTAAAGACATTCAGCATGTATGATTACGATATATACTAATAACACTTAGGataatcacaaatttaattcttattaacACTTGGATGCCCTTAGTAGAATAATATACACCATTATtgtaacaatataaatttatttcctttaagtATAATGTTCATTCTAGTATTAGTAAATTGGAAATTGTGAATACAAAATTCAGTGGCACAGGAATATTtgcattttgtataaattatataacgcCCATTTTTCAATCTTAGATATTGAAAAATGAGGAATCATGTAGTCAAATTGGTATACCAGACTTTATTGTTTGATTGAAATTTTCTAGATTActtttcaattacaaattaatgctGCTTGCTTGAAATTGATAGCTAAGATGGAAAATTTTTAAAGGTTAACTCATTTTTTGGTACAAACCTCTTAACTCAAAATACATCCCCATTCTATCCCACcccattgaattattttatatatcattaagTGAAGAATAGCACTTGAAAATGTTATGTTGATcagaaaactaaaaaagaacAACGCCATTAATGACTAATATATTgcacaataatataaattttattatattattaaaaaagggtGATATTGTGaaagtaataaatttgaaaataatgtaggaactattaacattttctttaaatatatatttttgcccatttcttaattttacttttttttgtagattttcaACATGGACTAATTATCCAATATAAAATCggacattttatgaatttatagaTCTGTAAAAATAACCCTAATTATATTAATCACAAGTATggtaattgtttatatttaaaatgattaattaaaacagACACCGACCAGTGGCGCATGCAAAGGGGAGGAGGTTAAAGCCAGCGTGCACCCCTGCCGAGTCCTCTAGATTATATATAGGGGACAAATCCCTTAAATTAATAGATTGtaacattttatttgtaatagttAAAATAACCTCAGAGCTAAAAATAGGTTCTTCGTtccttataagttataaattataatattggttAAATGTTGCTTTTGTGTTCCAATGACGTGATAATAACGCCAACATTACACAGCTAGATACGGCATTCCAGCCAGCAGCTATTAAAGCTCCTCCTACTCTGCTCCTAAAACTGTTCATAACCTTTATTgtgtcacgcaacctttcacccgaaaagaaagagaaaaaaaggctCCAAAATCAATTGgcagttagccaattcttcccaactatggaattattattcaataggttattcaaattcaaccaatccacGTTCAAAACTCTTATTAGCGGAAAGAAGCAGAAACCTCGACAGCTgagaaaaatacttctaacttttttgtgttagtgaggtatgATTGTATGAATGATGGCCGTGTCATAGCTAAattctctttctctcttcttcttcattctttttcttttcacttTTCTCCTTCTGGCTTCTGATCTTTTGGTGTATTGGGAGTCAATGATTTAAGTCTATGATCCTCGTCCCTTTTGAAATCCGTTGATCTAGAACGCTTTTGGAAGAAGACTGGAGACATGTCTCGAGAAGCTGGGACGAGTAGCGGGCAAATGTTGTCCTCCAAGAAGAAGTTCGGGTCTATTAAATTGGACATATCGAACAGCGTCCTCCCGCTGGAAAAGTTAGGTAATCGAGTTTCGAGCCGCGATGGACTTGCTCAGGAATTGGAAACGGCCTGCCGTAATTCTGGATGTGATCTTATTCAGTTGGCAGGGAAGCTGCTGCGGCTTCCGCAAGTGGCCATGGCAACAGGCTGTGTACTTTTGCAACGGTTTTATTACGCCAAGTCTATTGTGTATTATCCCTTCGACATTGTGGCCATGGCTTGCCTTGTTCTCGCCTCCAAAATTGAGGAGTCCCCTCGACGAATTCGTGACATTATCAACGTTTTCACTCACATCAAGCAGGTTCGGAACAGCCAGCCTATTGTTCCCGTTTCTCTTGACCAAAATTACGTCAACCTGAAGAATCAAGTGATTAAAGCCGAGAGAAGAGTCCTTAAAGAGTTGGGCTTTTGTGTGCACGTCAAGCATCCCCATAAAATCATCGTTATGTATCTCAAATGGCTCGAACTCGATACAAACAAAGAGCTCCTACAAATGTCATGGAACTTTATGAATGATAGTTTGCGTACAGATATATTTGTTCGTTATCCACCCGAATGTGTTGCTACGGCATGTATCTATTTATCTGCTAGGAAGCTCAAAGTGCCTCTTCCCAAAAATCCTGCGTGGTTTGACTGTTTAGGGGTCGAGGAAGACGATATTAAAGACTGTTGTTATAGAATGATATGTCTTTATAACCGTAAAAAACCCAATCAACTGGAATTGGAGAAGATGCTTGATGTACTAAGAAAAAAGGTCGATAAGAATCGTCAGCTTTCAAGGGAACAATCTTGTTCTAATTCACGTCAAGTATCAGAAAATCCAACTCCTTCTGATTCCCCTCAAGCTGCTAATATTCTGGGTCCGGTTAATTCATCTGCTACTACCACAACCAATGATGCAGACGACAAAACCATGTCACAGAATA includes:
- the LOC121114807 gene encoding cyclin-L1 isoform X2; amino-acid sequence: MSREAGTSSGQMLSSKKKFGSIKLDISNSVLPLEKLGNRVSSRDGLAQELETACRNSGCDLIQLAGKLLRLPQVAMATGCVLLQRFYYAKSIVYYPFDIVAMACLVLASKIEESPRRIRDIINVFTHIKQVRNSQPIVPVSLDQNYVNLKNQVIKAERRVLKELGFCVHVKHPHKIIVMYLKWLELDTNKELLQMSWNFMNDSLRTDIFVRYPPECVATACIYLSARKLKVPLPKNPAWFDCLGVEEDDIKDCCYRMICLYNRKKPNQLELEKMLDVLRKKVDKNRQLSREQSCSNSRQVSENPTPSDSPQAANILGPVNSSATTTTNDADDKTMSQNNHLKDENYRYNTSKDVRRSSRTPEKKKKRKDRSESRSSSYDDSRRRKKSKKYRRKSMSRSPSESVPRKKSKKTHKDKFSYSRSRSRSKERSRHRYNYHRHRWFI
- the LOC121114807 gene encoding cyclin-L1 isoform X1, with amino-acid sequence MSREAGTSSGQMLSSKKKFGSIKLDISNSVLPLEKLGNRVSSRDGLAQELETACRNSGCDLIQLAGKLLRLPQVAMATGCVLLQRFYYAKSIVYYPFDIVAMACLVLASKIEESPRRIRDIINVFTHIKQVRNSQPIVPVSLDQNYVNLKNQVIKAERRVLKELGFCVHVKHPHKIIVMYLKWLELDTNKELLQMSWNFMNDSLRTDIFVRYPPECVATACIYLSARKLKVPLPKNPAWFDCLGVEEDDIKDCCYRMICLYNRKKPNQLELEKMLDVLRKKVDKNRQLSREQSCSNSRQVSENPTPSDSPQAANILGPVNSSATTTTNDADDKTMSQNNHLKDENYRYNTSKDVRRSSRTPEKKKKRKDRSESRSSSYDDSRRRKKSKKYRRKSMSRSPSESVPRKKSKKTHKDKFSYSRSRSRSKERSRHRYNYHRLISLFEYKAPMVYLEWMIQLVSDQVMCFYKRIRPP